In the genome of Thermoplasmata archaeon, one region contains:
- a CDS encoding flavodoxin family protein — protein sequence MANIIILNGSPRKNGNTSSLVKSFTDGAKASGNTVKEFYLQTMTIRGCMACMGCSRNADPCAQKDEMKQIYDAFMTCDVVVLSSPVYFLGISGVLKTAVDRMIAVFAKYGYEACQRDCALLMTSDDPQYNESVTWYRNYVDSVGWNSLGEVLGSGSAQAAYDLGASIN from the coding sequence ATGGCGAATATCATCATTCTCAACGGTTCCCCGAGGAAGAACGGGAACACATCATCACTGGTCAAATCCTTCACGGACGGGGCCAAGGCATCAGGAAACACTGTGAAAGAATTCTATCTTCAGACCATGACGATCCGCGGATGCATGGCCTGTATGGGCTGCTCACGCAATGCGGATCCCTGCGCCCAGAAGGACGAGATGAAGCAGATCTACGACGCATTCATGACATGCGATGTGGTCGTCCTGTCATCACCCGTATACTTCCTGGGCATCTCCGGAGTCCTCAAGACCGCTGTGGACCGCATGATAGCGGTCTTCGCCAAATACGGATACGAGGCATGTCAGAGGGACTGCGCCCTGCTGATGACATCCGACGACCCCCAGTACAATGAGTCGGTGACATGGTACCGCAACTACGTCGACAGCGTGGGATGGAACAGCCTCGGAGAGGTCCTTGGCTCGGGCTCCGCACAGGCGGCATACGACCTTGGGGCATCCATAAACTGA
- the gltS gene encoding sodium/glutamate symporter, whose amino-acid sequence MQFLFLDMYETTALGAVVLIVGVWMVKRSELLRRFCIPAAVVGGLAFSLILLVLHVGDVAEITFDETIKEICMRAFFCSIGFLASFSMLKSGGKMLMILIALVAVIILMQDTLGPLCASLFGMDPKYGLALGSISLFGGHGTAAAYGQVLVNDYHLEGADVVAIASATFGLAIAGIIGGPIAKKRIRNHSLTPVGESFIVSESNREMSAHGFLIGMILIVLCLGLGTLVNDLFFNLGISLPTYLGALIVAVIVRNAADALGYELPVREIETTGWVCLSLFLAIALMMIKLWQLADLAAVMVITLIIQGVALALFVYYIVFRATGKNYESAALTAGFMGFGMGAIPNAVANIEAITKEFGPAPMAYFLIPLVGGVFTDLVNVTILTVMLNIL is encoded by the coding sequence GTGCAATTTCTGTTCCTCGACATGTATGAGACGACTGCATTAGGGGCTGTCGTTCTTATCGTCGGGGTATGGATGGTGAAGCGCTCGGAACTCCTCAGGCGTTTCTGCATACCCGCCGCAGTCGTCGGAGGTCTAGCGTTCTCCTTGATATTGCTGGTCCTTCACGTCGGGGACGTAGCGGAGATCACGTTCGATGAGACGATAAAAGAGATCTGCATGAGGGCATTCTTCTGTTCGATAGGATTCCTTGCATCCTTCTCGATGCTCAAGTCGGGAGGTAAGATGCTGATGATCCTGATCGCCCTCGTGGCCGTGATCATCCTGATGCAGGATACCTTGGGACCGCTCTGTGCCAGCCTGTTCGGTATGGATCCGAAGTACGGGCTTGCGCTCGGTTCCATCTCCCTGTTCGGAGGACACGGAACGGCGGCCGCTTACGGGCAGGTCCTCGTGAACGATTACCATCTTGAAGGTGCGGATGTGGTCGCGATCGCCTCCGCTACATTCGGTCTCGCCATCGCCGGGATCATAGGCGGTCCGATCGCAAAGAAAAGGATTAGGAACCATTCCCTCACCCCTGTCGGAGAGAGCTTCATAGTGAGCGAATCCAACAGGGAGATGTCCGCTCACGGATTCCTCATAGGGATGATACTGATAGTATTGTGTTTGGGATTGGGCACCCTGGTCAACGACCTGTTCTTCAACCTCGGCATATCCCTGCCCACATACTTGGGTGCGCTGATCGTGGCCGTCATCGTCAGGAATGCAGCGGATGCCTTGGGTTATGAGCTCCCGGTAAGGGAGATAGAGACCACGGGATGGGTCTGCCTCAGCCTGTTCCTCGCCATAGCGCTGATGATGATCAAACTCTGGCAGCTGGCGGACCTCGCCGCGGTGATGGTGATTACATTGATCATACAGGGAGTGGCCCTCGCCCTGTTCGTCTATTATATCGTCTTCAGAGCGACCGGAAAGAATTACGAATCGGCGGCTCTTACTGCGGGATTCATGGGATTCGGTATGGGTGCGATCCCCAACGCTGTGGCCAATATCGAAGCTATAACGAAGGAATTCGGACCTGCACCCATGGCCTATTTCCTGATACCTTTGGTTGGGGGCGTTTTCACCGACCTGGTAAACGTGACGATACTGACCGTCATGCTGAACATTCTCTGA
- a CDS encoding fumarylacetoacetate hydrolase family protein, translated as MRPTKIVCVGWNYRSHIKELKSKLPEEPTIFFKPVSCLIGNGDDIVIPKGVTNVQHEVELALIYGKECKHVPEEDAMSYISHVAVFNDVSARDMQWKARDEGNTWDLAKGMDTFGPMSEPVPVKDAGDLQNLELELTVNGEVRQKGNTANMIFTLPWLVSYVSRYITMYEGDILITGTPEGVSEIRPGDIVCARIQNVGVLTNNVRAE; from the coding sequence ATGAGGCCCACCAAGATCGTCTGCGTGGGATGGAACTACAGATCCCACATCAAGGAGCTGAAATCGAAGCTCCCCGAGGAGCCCACCATTTTCTTCAAGCCCGTCAGCTGCCTGATCGGTAACGGCGATGACATCGTCATCCCGAAAGGGGTCACCAACGTGCAGCACGAGGTCGAGCTTGCGCTGATCTACGGGAAGGAATGCAAGCATGTTCCCGAGGAGGATGCGATGTCGTACATCTCCCACGTGGCGGTGTTCAACGACGTCTCCGCCAGAGATATGCAGTGGAAGGCCCGCGATGAGGGGAACACATGGGATCTTGCCAAGGGTATGGACACGTTCGGGCCGATGTCGGAGCCTGTTCCTGTGAAGGACGCGGGGGATCTGCAGAACCTTGAGCTCGAGCTCACCGTCAACGGAGAGGTCAGACAGAAGGGGAACACCGCGAACATGATCTTCACCCTGCCTTGGTTGGTCTCGTATGTGTCGAGGTACATCACCATGTACGAAGGGGACATCCTGATCACCGGTACGCCCGAGGGAGTGTCGGAGATAAGACCCGGGGATATTGTATGTGCCAGGATTCAGAATGTCGGTGTCCTGACCAATAATGTGAGAGCCGAGTGA
- a CDS encoding RlmE family RNA methyltransferase, with the protein MADLHDRWVAERRNEHYYKLAKKLNYRSRASFKLIQIDERFGIFKEGDSVVDLGACPGGWCQVAKERTWPNGHVIGVDLRYIKPLDGVEFIIGDITEDSTMRELLERFNGKADVILSDMAPNIAGHYSTDHARSINLCMFAVNVCDRILKKEGKLVMKVFMGDMFDSLKSELEKRFQSVKVHSPDASRPTSSEVYVICQGFYGKTVKLKDVSEKEKKPEFTVKGGFI; encoded by the coding sequence ATGGCCGATCTCCACGACCGTTGGGTCGCTGAAAGAAGGAACGAGCATTATTACAAGCTCGCCAAGAAGCTCAACTATCGTTCCAGGGCATCCTTCAAGCTCATTCAGATAGATGAGAGGTTCGGCATATTCAAGGAGGGGGATTCCGTCGTGGACCTGGGAGCATGTCCCGGCGGATGGTGTCAGGTCGCCAAGGAGAGGACCTGGCCGAACGGGCATGTCATCGGCGTCGATCTAAGGTACATCAAACCTTTGGACGGGGTGGAGTTCATCATCGGCGACATCACCGAGGATTCCACCATGAGGGAGCTCCTCGAGAGGTTCAACGGGAAGGCCGATGTCATCCTGTCGGACATGGCCCCGAACATCGCGGGCCATTACTCCACCGACCATGCGAGGTCGATCAATCTGTGCATGTTCGCCGTGAACGTCTGCGACCGCATCCTGAAGAAGGAAGGTAAACTGGTAATGAAGGTCTTCATGGGAGATATGTTCGATTCCCTGAAATCCGAATTGGAGAAGAGGTTCCAATCGGTGAAGGTCCATTCTCCGGATGCTTCAAGGCCCACATCTTCCGAGGTCTACGTCATCTGTCAGGGGTTCTACGGCAAGACCGTCAAGCTGAAGGACGTGTCCGAGAAGGAGAAGAAACCCGAGTTCACTGTCAAGGGCGGGTTCATATGA
- the nifU gene encoding Fe-S cluster assembly scaffold protein NifU, translated as MYDGEYSDKVIDHFTNPRNVGEIENASGVGTVGNAKCGDIMRIFLDIDENGIIRDCKFKTFGCGAAVASSSMATEMVKGKSVQEAMEITNKAVMQALDGLPVVKIHCSLLAEEAIHAALWDYCQKSGTIIEGLKPPKADINDECPL; from the coding sequence ATGTACGACGGAGAATACAGCGATAAGGTCATCGACCATTTCACCAACCCCAGGAATGTGGGGGAGATCGAGAACGCGTCTGGAGTGGGAACTGTCGGGAACGCGAAGTGCGGGGACATCATGAGGATATTCCTCGACATCGACGAGAACGGGATTATCAGGGACTGCAAGTTCAAGACATTCGGCTGCGGAGCGGCCGTCGCGAGCAGCAGCATGGCCACCGAGATGGTCAAAGGGAAATCCGTGCAGGAGGCTATGGAAATCACCAACAAGGCCGTCATGCAGGCATTGGACGGTCTACCGGTCGTGAAGATACACTGCTCCCTCCTTGCGGAGGAGGCGATCCATGCCGCACTTTGGGATTACTGTCAGAAGAGCGGTACCATCATCGAGGGGCTGAAGCCTCCGAAGGCGGATATCAACGACGAGTGTCCGTTATGA
- a CDS encoding ATP-binding protein — translation MEECLVPRPVYQSLLMRSVQSPTIKVIVGMRRTGKSKLLKLLMKDLVESGTSADRIYYRKFDEELDDERPDLRGLIDDVKSKVQVGEGAFILLDEMQDIEGWERAVESFYDSGANVFITGSNANMLSSQLATKLSGRYIEIQVYPLTFREFVEFRRSRGDQSDEDALVRRFQDSGSLPAVALMDEDDTDLIDMMLSGTFDTVFVKDVIQRNEIRNPAKIVNLNRYMMRSIGDRVSVRSAAGYLTSTSSPTNPETVDGYISMLESALLFYRSKRMDSKTKEYLRTTDKFYCTDIGIRNRTVPVRPDDIDGIMENIVFIELKKKYGDVATYDVNGKEVDFVVWTPKYKAYYQVCSDAFSADTFRRELAPLRAIDDNYPKFLLCKGKTMMDEAEGIRIVDYDEWVKDPL, via the coding sequence ATGGAAGAATGCTTGGTACCCCGTCCTGTATACCAATCCCTTCTGATGAGGTCTGTGCAATCGCCGACTATCAAGGTTATAGTGGGCATGAGGCGTACAGGTAAATCCAAACTCCTGAAGCTTCTGATGAAGGATCTGGTGGAATCGGGGACGTCTGCTGACAGGATCTATTACCGCAAGTTTGATGAGGAGTTGGATGATGAGAGGCCCGATTTACGCGGACTCATTGACGATGTCAAATCGAAGGTACAGGTCGGTGAGGGGGCATTCATCCTTCTCGATGAGATGCAGGACATCGAAGGATGGGAGCGTGCTGTGGAATCGTTCTATGATTCCGGCGCCAATGTTTTCATAACCGGTTCCAACGCGAATATGCTGTCATCGCAACTGGCGACCAAACTCTCAGGAAGATACATCGAGATACAGGTGTATCCTCTGACCTTCAGGGAGTTCGTGGAGTTCAGGAGGAGCCGTGGCGACCAATCGGATGAGGATGCACTGGTCAGGCGTTTCCAGGATTCAGGTTCTCTTCCGGCCGTGGCGCTGATGGACGAGGATGACACGGACCTGATAGACATGATGCTTTCAGGAACATTCGATACCGTTTTCGTCAAGGATGTAATACAGCGCAATGAGATCAGGAACCCTGCCAAGATCGTGAACCTGAATCGTTACATGATGCGCAGCATCGGAGACAGGGTGTCGGTCAGATCGGCAGCAGGGTATCTTACAAGCACCTCATCGCCCACCAATCCGGAGACCGTTGACGGATACATATCGATGCTGGAATCCGCCTTGTTGTTCTACCGTTCCAAGAGGATGGATTCGAAGACCAAGGAATATCTTCGCACGACGGACAAGTTCTACTGTACAGATATCGGAATCAGGAACAGGACGGTGCCCGTCCGCCCAGACGATATCGACGGTATCATGGAGAACATAGTGTTCATTGAGCTGAAGAAGAAGTATGGGGACGTGGCCACCTACGATGTGAATGGCAAAGAGGTCGATTTCGTGGTGTGGACGCCTAAGTACAAGGCCTACTACCAAGTGTGCTCCGATGCATTTTCCGCTGATACCTTCAGGAGAGAGCTGGCGCCGCTGAGGGCGATAGACGACAATTATCCGAAGTTCCTGCTATGCAAGGGTAAGACCATGATGGATGAAGCCGAAGGGATAAGGATCGTCGATTACGACGAGTGGGTTAAGGATCCTTTATGA